From the Anoplopoma fimbria isolate UVic2021 breed Golden Eagle Sablefish chromosome 14, Afim_UVic_2022, whole genome shotgun sequence genome, one window contains:
- the plgrkt gene encoding plasminogen receptor (KT), with amino-acid sequence MGFLLSKSMDANFKKQQEFMLHNARLQMERQILMQNQMRERQMAMQVAWSREMVKYFGTFYTVTAVGLTLGALKRKKPILLGPIVPLSFILAYQMDSAYGTFIHRIRGEAESIMASEHDRLDLPHGTPTFDSIEKARRARSSLSSFLEK; translated from the exons ATGGGGTTCCTACTGTCTAAATCCATGGATGCAAACTTTAAAAAGCAGCAAGAATTCATGCTCCACAATGCACGACTGCAG aTGGAGCGTCAGATCCTGATGCAGAACCAGATGAGAGAGCGGCAGATGGCTATGCAGGTGGCCTGGTCCAGAGAAATGGTGAAATACTTTGGGACTTTCTACACAGTGACTGCAGTTGGACTCACTTTAGG TGCccttaaaagaaagaaaccaaTCCTTTTGGGTCCCATCGTCCCTCTCAGCTTTATATTGGCCTACCAGATGGACAGCGCCTACGGGACCTTTATTCATCGCATAAGAG gggaggcagagagtatTATGGCGTCTGAACACGACCGTCTGGACCTTCCTCACGGGACTCCAACGTTCGATAGCATAGAGAAAGCTCGCCGCGCTAGAAGcagcctctcctccttcttGGAGAAATGA
- the rln1 gene encoding prorelaxin H1 translates to MLWRLSLAVALVCVGGICNCMKADLMSRLIMPRDYGVKLCGREFIRAVIFTCGGSRWKRSTEGDRDPFQWSSLSDVTVEDNQHTWQSGQELTADNLSPLSIGSSYSLADLLAIYRGGRARQQQHPSLTDLALQPLTVLGEQDGNRAAADGPIPSKKKRNFSLGVAGKCCNQGCTKNDIGRLC, encoded by the exons ATGCTCTGGAGATTGTCTCTTGCCGTGGCTCTGGTGTGCGTCGGTGGCATTTGCAACTGTATGAAGGCTGACCTGATGAGCCGGTTGATCATGCCGAGGGACTACGGGGTGAAACTGTGCGGGAGAGAGTTCATCAGAGCAGTCATTTTCACCTGCGGCGGCTCCCGGTGGAAACGATCCACAGAGGGGGACAGAG ATCCCTTCCAGTGGAGTTCCCTCAGTGACGTTACAGTGGAGGACAACCAGCACACCTGGCAATCTGGCCAAGAGCTCACAGCAGATAACCTTTCTCCTCTCAGCATCGGCTCCTCTTACTCCCTGGCAGACCTCCTGGCTATTTACAGAGGCGGGCGagccaggcagcagcagcatccgTCGCTGACTGACTTGGCCCTTCAGCCACTAACAGTTTTAGGCGAGCAAGACGGGAACCGAGCAGCAGCTGACGGGCCCATACCgagcaagaagaagaggaacttTTCTCTGGGTGTGGCAGGAAAGTGCTGTAACCAAGGCTGTACCAAGAATGATATCGGACGCCTGTGCTGA
- the LOC129102416 gene encoding programmed cell death 1 ligand 1-like, with protein MLFKGLQISMDWAIIVVLQVLFQPSLSALFTVEAERTMYESNYGEDVVMGCRFQPKLSNLNADLKVTWHWISSTSFREVYRMDNWKEHLASRDPDYRGRVKLLTEELHEGRAKLQVSRLRINDSGTYQCLVQTAEGVDYKMITLSVVAPYKSVTKRIHKAAEGDEVLLTCQSQGYPESSVTWQDGHLQRLNSTTTAVSTADQLFTVTSQIRIRSSDRNNYTCFFTNDGISETFHIPDGIPDPHVKHDALIVVLSIGVIMLVIIIAVVMYRRQKGSSTHNTRNVLVDVRGLEKDKGNEEEIIMFNEVSMEENLGVFLKAHYCNFSFSPEVRHHWDAFVVEEMPHRLRNNEGHPVNLQALLPEAGETLFLEGLPGSGKTTVAHILVSSWTEGPTHALSNLLDLSKLPLLFFVNCSKVKGHLIHEITNQLSLPVKIAMEDKLRTVLTRSSEPLLLLDGYREGNQFFDESLRKFLMERGRCRVLVMACPGHCPTLKDTIETERVLQLQTV; from the exons ATGTTGTTTAAAGGACTGCAG ATCTCAATGGACTGGGCCATAATTGTAGTTTTGCAAGTCCTGTTTCAGCCATCTCTCTCAG CGTTGTTCACTGTGGAGGCAGAGCGAACCATGTATGAGTCAAATTATGGAGAAGATGTTGTGATGGGCTGCAGGTTCCAGCCTAAACTATCAAACCTTAATGCTGACCTGAAGGTGACCTGGCACTGGATCAGCTCCACCTCCTTTCGGGAAGTGTACCGTATGGATAACTGGAAGGAGCACTTGGCGTCCCGGGATCCGGACTATCGGGGCAGAGTGAAGCTTCTCACTGAGGAGCTGCATGAAGGCCGGGCCAAGTTACAG GTCTCTAGGCTCAGGATCAATGACTCTGGGACATACCAGTGTTTGGTACAGACAGCAGAAGGAGttgattataaaatgattaCTTTGTCCGTTGTAG CACCCTATAAGTCAGTGACTAAACGCATTCATAAGGCTGCAGAGGGGGATGAGGTGCTGCTTACCTGCCAGTCTCAGGGATACCCCGAGTCTTCTGTTACGTGGCAGGACGGACACCTGCAAAGACTCAATTCCACCACCACGGCTGTATCGACTGCAGACCAGCTTTTCACAGTCACCAGTCAGATACGCATCAGATCATCAGACAGAAACAACTACACGTGTTTCTTCACAAATGATGGCATTTCTGAAACATTTCACATTCcag ATGGAATTCCTGATCCTCATGTAAAACATGATGCTCTCATCGTTGTGTTGAGCATAGGAGTGATAATGTTGGTCATCATCATTGCAGTGGTCATGTACAGACGACAAAAAG gtTCCAGCACTCATAATACCAGGAACGTATTGGTCGACGTTCGAG GCCTAGAAAAAGATAAAGGCAATGAAGAAGAGATAATCATGTTTAATGAAG TTTCCATGGAGGAAAACCTGGGGGTGTTTCTGAAAGCCCATTATTGTAACTTCTCCTTCAGCCCAGAGGTGCGACACCACTGGGATGCTTTTGTTGTGGAGGAAATGCCTCACAGGCTGCGAAACAA tgaggGCCACCCTGTGAATCTTCAAGCTCTACTCCCAGAAGCAGGAGAGACACTTTTCCTTGAGGGACTACCAGGAAGCGGGAAGACAACAGTAGCCCACATCCTGGTCTCTTCTTGGACTGAGGGGCCCACACATGCACTCTCTAACCTCCTCGATCTCAGCAAACTTCCACTTCTCTTCTTTGTCAACTGCAGCAAAGTGAAGGGTCACCTGATTCATGAAATAACGAATCAACTCTCTCTCCCGGTAAAGATAGCAATGGAGGATAAGCTGAGGACGGTGTTAACTAGGTCCAGtgagcctctgctgctgctggatgggTATAGAGAAGGGAACCAATTTTTCGATGAGTCCTTGAGGAAGTTTCTGATGGAAAGAGGAAGATGCAGGGTGTTGGTCATGGCCTGCCCGGGACACTGCCCCACACTGAAGGACACAATTGAGACAGAAAGGGTGCTGCAGCTCCAAACAGTATGA